In Ochrobactrum sp. Marseille-Q0166, a single genomic region encodes these proteins:
- a CDS encoding YifB family Mg chelatase-like AAA ATPase, producing the protein MVARVGTVAFQGIEAVPVDVQVMVAPGKMGMSIVGLPDKAVAESRERVQAALHASGLSMPTKRVTINLAPADLPKEGSHYDLPIAVGLMAAIGAIPADAIQSYMVLGELSLDGSITAVAGVLPAAISANREDKGLICPHACGSEAAWAGAEIDILAPRSLIALANHFKGTQVLTPPEPSMRVSSEVQPDLADIKGQETAKRALEIAAAGNHNLLLVGPPGSGKSMLAQRLPSILPKLSPRELLDVSMIASIAGELSGGKLSDRRPFRAPHHSASMAAMVGGGLRARPGEVSLAHNGVLFLDEFPEFTPQVLDSLRQPLETGECMIARVNHRTSYPARFQLIAAMNPCRCGMAGEPGHTCARGPRCQSDYQARISGPLLDRIDLRVDMPAVSALDLIQPSQAERSESVAKRVARARAIQSARYAALGLDTWMTNAHASANLIEDVAKPDAAGIKLLRDASEQMRFSARAYHRILKVARTLADLDGVDQVSRIHLAGAISYRMGAERLSSVA; encoded by the coding sequence ATGGTAGCGCGCGTGGGGACGGTTGCCTTTCAAGGCATAGAGGCAGTGCCTGTCGATGTGCAGGTGATGGTGGCGCCGGGCAAGATGGGTATGTCGATTGTCGGCCTGCCCGACAAGGCTGTTGCTGAAAGCCGGGAGCGGGTGCAGGCGGCTCTCCACGCTTCTGGCCTTTCAATGCCCACCAAGCGGGTAACAATCAACCTTGCTCCTGCTGATCTGCCAAAAGAAGGTTCGCATTACGATCTACCGATTGCCGTGGGCCTTATGGCAGCCATTGGTGCCATTCCAGCCGATGCGATTCAATCTTATATGGTGCTGGGAGAACTCTCGCTGGACGGCTCGATAACCGCGGTTGCAGGTGTGCTGCCCGCAGCAATCAGCGCCAACCGTGAGGATAAGGGACTGATTTGTCCTCATGCTTGTGGCTCGGAAGCGGCATGGGCAGGCGCTGAAATTGATATTCTTGCACCCCGTAGCTTGATTGCACTGGCAAACCATTTCAAAGGCACTCAAGTGCTGACTCCACCAGAACCCTCAATGCGTGTTTCAAGCGAAGTACAGCCTGATCTTGCCGACATAAAGGGACAGGAAACAGCCAAGCGCGCACTGGAGATTGCTGCCGCAGGCAATCACAATCTGCTGCTGGTCGGGCCGCCGGGATCTGGCAAGTCCATGCTGGCACAGCGCCTGCCTTCGATACTGCCCAAACTCAGCCCACGCGAGCTGCTCGACGTATCAATGATCGCGTCTATCGCGGGTGAACTTTCGGGTGGAAAATTGTCAGATCGGCGACCGTTTCGCGCACCGCATCATTCGGCATCGATGGCGGCAATGGTCGGTGGTGGCTTGCGGGCAAGGCCGGGCGAGGTATCACTGGCGCATAATGGTGTGTTGTTTCTGGACGAATTTCCCGAGTTCACACCGCAGGTTCTGGATTCCTTGCGACAGCCCCTTGAAACCGGCGAATGCATGATTGCGCGCGTCAATCATCGGACCAGCTATCCGGCCCGATTTCAGTTGATCGCAGCTATGAATCCCTGTCGTTGTGGCATGGCAGGAGAGCCAGGGCATACATGCGCTCGCGGTCCGCGCTGCCAGAGCGATTATCAGGCACGGATTTCCGGGCCATTACTGGACCGTATCGATTTGCGTGTTGATATGCCTGCGGTCTCCGCGCTTGATCTTATACAGCCTTCGCAGGCTGAACGAAGCGAGAGCGTTGCCAAGCGCGTGGCGAGGGCCCGCGCGATCCAGAGTGCGCGCTATGCGGCTCTCGGGCTTGATACGTGGATGACCAATGCTCATGCTTCGGCAAATTTGATTGAGGACGTGGCAAAGCCGGATGCGGCTGGTATAAAGCTGCTGCGCGATGCCAGCGAGCAGATGCGCTTTTCTGCGCGTGCCTATCATCGCATT